From the genome of Phoenix dactylifera cultivar Barhee BC4 unplaced genomic scaffold, palm_55x_up_171113_PBpolish2nd_filt_p 000207F, whole genome shotgun sequence:
AGTAGCCGGGACGATAGAGGGTCGACCGGTATCGATTCTGATAGACAGTGGTAGCATCCACAATTTCATGAATGATCGGTTGGCTCAGAAGCTTCATTGTAAGATCACACCCGCAATGCCTTTCATGGTGATGGTGGCTGATGGCAACCGCTTAGCATGCAAGGAGGTCTGCAAGACTACAGACATTCAAATTCAAGGGCACCTGTTCCAGGTTGACATGTATCCTTTGGGTCTCCAAGGGTCAGACATCGTCCTCAGCATTCAGTGGCTTAGGAATTTGGGATCGGTCCTTCGTCATTGGGAGAAACTCACAATGCAGTTTGAGGTGTAGGGCGTCCGGTACCAGTTGGAGGGCGATTCGAAGGCACCCGTGCTGTCAGGTACCCTGCATTCGATCCAACGACTCCTATGTCAAGAAGCCGATGTGTACATTATGATGACGGGCCATACTGGGCAAGGGAGCCCGAACGGTGAGGAGCATGCTTTCCTCCTGGACCCCTTGCCGGAGGAGTTCAACCATTTGTTCAAGAAGCCACATGGACTACCGCCCTCTCGATCGCATGACCACAAGATCAAGATTGTTCCAGGAGCTGGACTGGCTAGCGTGAGGCCACATTGTTATCCGCACATTCAGAAAGAAAAAATCGAGCGTATTGTTCGAGAGATGCTGGATACTGACATCATTCGACCGAGTACGAGTTCATATTCTTCTCTGATCCTGTTCATGAAAAAGGATGGTTCGTGGCGGTTTTGTGTCGATTATGAGGCCTTGAACGACATCATAGTCAAGGACCAATACCCGATACCTGATACCAGGATTGACGAGCTGCTAGATGAGCATCATGGGGCAGTATTCTTCATCAAACTGGACTTAAAAGTCTGATTATCATCAGATTTGGGTCGCTCCAGAGGATGTACCAAAGACAGCTTTTCGCACCCATGACGGTCACTATGAGTTCTTGGTGATGTCGTTTGGTCTCACCAATGCTCTGGCTACCTACCGGGCCTTGATGAACGACATTTTCAGGTCCATTCTGCTTAAGTTTGTTCTCATTTTCTTTGACGATATTTTGGTCTACAAGAGGACATAGGAGGACCACTTGCGCCATCTTTGATACGTCTTCCAGACCTTGTAGGAGCATTGCCTCTTTGCAAACTTGAAGAAGTGCACTTTCGGCCAGCGGGAGGTTGACTACATTGGGCATCTCATATCCGCCCAAGAGGTAGCAGCTGATCCAGAAAAAATTCGGAGCATGGTGGATTGGCCGAGATCGTGAAATGTACGGGCTCTGCGGGGCTTCCTTGGGCTGACCGACTATTACTGAAAATTTGTGCAAAGATACCCAATGAAGATCTCTGATTTCCGTTGGGTTAAAAAGAAAGGGGTCTATGTGCAGGAGGCCCTCGTTCAGTGGATGGGATTACCCAAGAAAGATGCTACTTGGAAGGAGTATGACAAGTTCAAGTTACAGTTCTCTCATCTGAACCTTGAGAACAAGGTTCGTCTTGAAGGGGAGGGGAATGATAGACGCCAGGATTTGCGCCCACCTCCAATTGTGCATGTCTACCATAGAAGGCGTCGGATTTCTTATTCGGACAGAATTAGGTCTTAATTGCCTTAATTCAGGATTAGTCAATTAATTATCTTTTATTTGGTTGTCCTTCTCAATTAGGCCACCTCCACTTGTCCACGTCTACCATAGAAGGCGTCGGATTCCTTATTCGGACGGAATTAGGTCTTAATTACCTTAATTCCGGATTAGTCAATTAGTTGTCTTTTATTTGGTTGTCTTTCTCAATTAAGCATATTGtcttttattttaataagaGTCCAAGTTAGGTAGGAGTCTATTTGGCATAGGGACGTCCGACCCCTATAAGAGTTGTAATCGTTTTCAATTGAAGGAAGGAATAATAATTCCGAAATTTTCCTATGTACTCTCTCTTCCGCTCACGCCCTCTCTTTTCCTCGCatgcactctctctctctcccctttctcatgctctctctctctcgttctctttCTCTCCACCCTCTTCTCCTAACAATCCACCAGTGAGATCGCCTTGCAGATCTTATTGTCATGCCACTAACAGGTCTTAGTATACATGGTGCATAGTCATGATGTATGATATCAAATTTTGTCTGGTTTAGTTTATTATCTTATAGATGATCGTTTTAATTGTCAAAATTATGTGAAAAAATATATCCTTTTAATTATTGACTGCTTTAGGCTTAAAATCTGCTGATTGTGACACAATTTTTTGCTACATTTTTGTTTCCAATCCCTAGTACTATAAAATATGCTAACCAAGAACGATAAAAGTTGTTCAGATGACTGTAGAAGCAAGTTCTTACCAGGGTTGCTGCAATTTCCTCACCCTActaaggatacaatttttatctCAATGTATTGTCTTGTCCTAGTAAAATTCTATTATATCTTAGGTGGTAATTATAGGATATTTGATTGTTCTTTTAGCACTAGTTAGCCCACTGTACTGTTCAATGTTTTGGATGGTCTAGGTCCCAAAATCACAATGTAGAATCTTATATACATCGATCAGGCTCTTGGCATGCAATAGTAATCTTAAGTCCCAATATATGATAGATGGTTGAGATAAAATCTCTTGCAGACAGCTTTGTATAATTGTTATTGATAGTGGGGGTACCAAGAATCGCGACTGAAAAAAGTGATCAGCAAAATGAATCTAAAGTAAGAGGCGGGCATTAAACACACCAACAATGtcatgatattaaaaaaataagctaTTGATGTCCCTACCACAAGGATGCGCTTCATGATTCCGCCAAAGAAAACTAGAAGAGCCCaacccccaccccccaccccccaccccctcCTCCTCACCCAAAGAAAAGGGTATTGCACTGCAGAAGAATATGGCATAATGACTCCTTTGCAACAGCAGTGAAAAAGGACAGTTATTGGAATGCAACCATTACTTTTCTCTAACTTATAACTTATAAAAAATTATGACCAATGACATATACTGTGAATGGACATACCAGCAAAATGTGCATCAAACATAGTCCACATCAACAGCACATGTAAAAGCAATAAAGAACATGTCTCCTTCTGCCACCACCACTTTCCATCAATAACTCTTGGGTAATCTTACAGAACTCATAAAAGAACTATCTTATAGATGCCTCAATTTCATTATTGTAAGCCACTAAATTAAGGATACCAAATTGGTTGGCCACACTTTTACAAGAACATCCCCAACCGGtttaaaattgatcactacCTAAAACAGCCAGTTACAAAACTGATGGATAACTAAATGGGAAATTCGATTGTAACAACTTAGACATGCAATCTCCCACAAAAAGCCCTTCCTTTCTAACTCACAATGATGCTTCAGTTCTTGCGACCACTTGATCCTAATCATGAATTTCCTGATAGCCAATCCCCAAAGGAAGACCTAATACTAGATAACATCGTGATTTTCAACCATACAAACACTTATATTTCTACCCAAGAAAGATTCTCAGCCTTTTTTCAACAAAATCTCCGAAAGCCATCGAAGTAACATGTAGGAACATCAATTTTTCATTTGTTCAATATCCACATTTTAGAAAACAGGTATTTGTTAGCATATTGTCCTATAAGCACCTCCTCCACACCCTGCTCTTTGGATAACACTTTAACTGGCACTAGCACTGTCACAACAGTGTAAGGGTGGAAAAGGCCTctaatacattttttttatttaacacCTTGAGATGAAGTCTTTGACTTTGTCCTTCATTATCTCGAGCGAAAAGTACATATATGATCAGTGGTGAAGCTGTACCACATTTATTCACTGTAATGGACAATCATTTCAGTAGGATAATGAATTCCTAGGTGGTAAGTACTATAATAACAGAAAAGAATGCGCCATTAGTAAAGGAAAAAATCAAAAGCATGAGAATATACCAGGATTTGGAAAGACTCTTCGACGATCATTTGCACACGACAAGAACAGGACATTTTGCGGACTGAAGATTGCTTGGCATACCAGACAAAACCACTCCCTTAAAACACCAGGGCCTGTGGCTACCTCATGTTTAAACTCCATGAAAAGTCTACCATGCAATGCACTTGCTTCAGCCTGGCCTATGTACTCAAAAGACTCAGCCAGCAGCTGTGACCTGTCTATAAGCATCTCGTGCAGCTCATCATAGTCATCCTTTCCATCAGGAAACATCATCAGTACCAAATTCTGCCTCGCCTCAAAATCTGTTACATCCTTAAGCTTCAGAAGCCAGCGAAGGTTTTCACTTCTCTTTGCACGTCTGATAAGAGCATTCAGAGGACACCGCCGAGCCACCAGAACAGAATGAAGCGACTCCCCTGCACCTTCATAAATTTTAGAAAAGCAATTCAACTCCGTTAGAATGGCAAGGATATGGGACCACCCAGCCCAACGGGCCTCGCTATGCACTGAACCTTTCTTCTCCAGGAAGCACTCCACCTTCTTAAGACACTGATCGGCCTCCATCAGGAGTTCTGCATATATATCATGTAAAGACCCAATCCAATCCTCATGCCGAGGATGTTGACCATTATATAATAGTTTTGGAATTGGACCAGTCTCACCCATCCAGTCCTGAATTGCCCCTCGCAAGGCACATGAGAACTTAGTGAACTCATTAAGATCGGCGGTTGCAACCATCATCGACTCTGATGACAGTCCTTCCATCACTGTACCAGCCATCTCACTGACAAACGGGAACAGCTCCACTATCACACTCACCACCGACTTCAACTGGCTGACGCACCTCCAATCCGGCGCCTCCAACAGCATGGAGTATGCACTGCGGCATGATAAATAAAGCTGGTCCTTCTTCCCCACCGTCCCGGCCAGCAATTTACAGAACTCCAGCACGATCGGGGCGCACCGCACCTGAACAGACTTTGGAAGAAACTCGGAGTTCGAGCTCAGAAAGAGCCGAATAGCCCTCTCCGCGACAGCCCGGTATCCACGGACCGCAGAAAGGTAAAGCTTGACGAGCACCATTGGGGCGCCGGCCAGGAGGAAGACCTGGAGGTGGCCCCAGGTGCCGTCATCGCTCTCGCCGGCCGCTTTGGCTAGGACCATGATGAGGAACTCCTTGACAAGTCCATCAATGTTCGAATTCTCCCTCATGGCACGCAGCCTGTCGGTATAGCCGCTCTCGATAAGCCAGGAGACGGAGGCAACGAGATCGTTGACCACCTGCCAGGCCCGGGGGAATCGGGTACTCCGCAGCCGCCCCGTGAGATGGAGGCAGCAGTCGTTCACGAGCGAGCATTGGGCGAGGGTGCAGTCGCCGGGGAGCTGCCGGCCGGCGTAGATCAGGCGCTGCTCCCACGTCGTGATGCCGGTGATCGTCCGGATCTGGTCGATCACCGAGTCGACGGTGTCGAAGGGGCTGGCGTGGATGACTAGGGTTTTGGACATGGCGCGGACGAAGAAATGGAGTgtagaggagggggagggggagggggaggaggaggaggaggaggatgggaaAACCCTGGAAGCGGCATCGGCGAGAGGGGGAAAgggggcggcggaggaggaggaggagaaaggatCGGGCGCAAGCATGCTCACGAGGTGGCGGGCGGCATCATCGGAAATGGAGTTGTCGTCAGATTCGAGGCCATAGTCGTCAAGCTTGCGCTTGGAGGGGAGGAGGTGGTGGTCGAGGCGCTGACGGAGGCGAGCGATCACGGCGGAGAGGGAGACGGTGGGAAGAACGGACATCGCACGCGCGGCAGCGGAGCTTAGATGTGGAACCCTAGGTCGGCATGGCCGGCGGACGGCGGCTGAGGAGGAGAGGGGATTGGGGAGAGAGGAAGGAAAAGGAGGTTGGGGCCTGGGGGCGAGGGGCAGAGAGGGGCACTGAACCTCGACGCGAACGCCGTCCAGTAGAGAGGAGCGACCGTGACGCAACGTATC
Proteins encoded in this window:
- the LOC103719049 gene encoding E3 ubiquitin-protein ligase UPL5-like, whose protein sequence is MSVLPTVSLSAVIARLRQRLDHHLLPSKRKLDDYGLESDDNSISDDAARHLVSMLAPDPFSSSSSAAPFPPLADAASRVFPSSSSSSSPSPSPSSTLHFFVRAMSKTLVIHASPFDTVDSVIDQIRTITGITTWEQRLIYAGRQLPGDCTLAQCSLVNDCCLHLTGRLRSTRFPRAWQVVNDLVASVSWLIESGYTDRLRAMRENSNIDGLVKEFLIMVLAKAAGESDDGTWGHLQVFLLAGAPMVLVKLYLSAVRGYRAVAERAIRLFLSSNSEFLPKSVQVRCAPIVLEFCKLLAGTVGKKDQLYLSCRSAYSMLLEAPDWRCVSQLKSVVSVIVELFPFVSEMAGTVMEGLSSESMMVATADLNEFTKFSCALRGAIQDWMGETGPIPKLLYNGQHPRHEDWIGSLHDIYAELLMEADQCLKKVECFLEKKGSVHSEARWAGWSHILAILTELNCFSKIYEGAGESLHSVLVARRCPLNALIRRAKRSENLRWLLKLKDVTDFEARQNLVLMMFPDGKDDYDELHEMLIDRSQLLAESFEYIGQAEASALHGRLFMEFKHEVATGPGVLREWFCLVCQAIFSPQNVLFLSCANDRRRVFPNPASAVDPLHLKYFGFCGRVIALALLHRVQVGVVFDRVFFLQLAGKGLTLEDIQNADPCLYMSCKKILEMDAELLDSDVLGLTFIREYEELGTHRVVELCPGGKEIAVNSQNKEEYINLLIEHCFVTSISEQISHFAQGFSDILANSNQQKFFFQSLDLEDFDRMLGGSDSVISMREWKAHTEYNGYKARDRQICWFWKIVEGMPAEQQRVLLFFWTSVKYLPVDGFGGLGSKLYIYKASESQDRLPTSHTCFYRLCLPVYNSISIMRSRLHMITQEHISCTFGIW